One Mangifera indica cultivar Alphonso chromosome 4, CATAS_Mindica_2.1, whole genome shotgun sequence genomic region harbors:
- the LOC123214750 gene encoding extracellular ribonuclease LE-like isoform X1 has protein sequence MNSKFFSLFIKIVIIQSLSVLCISQNFDFFYFVQQWPGSYCDTSKSCCYPTSGKPAADFSIHGLWPNYNDGTYPSNCDSNNPFDKSKISDLTGSMEKSWPSLACPSSDGLSFWSHEWNKHGTCSESVLNQHDYFQAALDLKNQVDILQTLKTAGIEPNGESYSLESIKDAIKEESGYTPRIECNTDESGNHQLYQIYLCVDTSASNFIECPVFPKGNCGSNIEFPSF, from the exons ATGAACTccaaattcttctctctttttatcaaaattgtaattattcAATCTCTATCTGTTCTTTGTATTTCCCAAAACTTCGATTTCTTCTACTTTGTTCAACAA TGGCCAGGTTCATATTGTGACACATCAAAAAGTTGCTGTTATCCAACTTCGGGAAAACCTGCAGCAGACTTCAGCATTCATGGCCTCTGGCCTAATTATAATGATGGCACCTATCCGTCAAACTGTGATTCCAATAATCCCTTCGATAAATCTAag ATTTCAGATCTAACGGGCAGTATGGAAAAGAGCTGGCCATCACTGGCTTGCCCAAGTAGCGATGGGTTAAGCTTTTGGTCACATGAATGGAATAAACATGGAACCTGTTCAGAGTCTGTGCTTAACCAACATGATTACTTCCAAGCTGCTCTCGACTTAAAAAACCAAGTCGATATCCTCCAAACTCTAAAGACGGCAG GAATCGAACCAAATGGAGAGTCTTATAGCTTGGAGAGCATTAAAGATGctataaaagaagaaagtggGTACACCCCACGGATTGAATGCAATACTGATGAATCAGGAAACCACCAGCTTTACCAGATTTATTTGTGTGTAGACACTTCTGCCTCCAATTTCATAGAATGTCCAGTTTTTCCCAAGGGAAATTGTGGCTCCAACATTGAATTCCCTTCTTTCTAA
- the LOC123214750 gene encoding ribonuclease 1-like isoform X2: MNSKFFSLFIKIWPGSYCDTSKSCCYPTSGKPAADFSIHGLWPNYNDGTYPSNCDSNNPFDKSKISDLTGSMEKSWPSLACPSSDGLSFWSHEWNKHGTCSESVLNQHDYFQAALDLKNQVDILQTLKTAGIEPNGESYSLESIKDAIKEESGYTPRIECNTDESGNHQLYQIYLCVDTSASNFIECPVFPKGNCGSNIEFPSF, translated from the exons ATGAACTccaaattcttctctctttttatcaaaatt TGGCCAGGTTCATATTGTGACACATCAAAAAGTTGCTGTTATCCAACTTCGGGAAAACCTGCAGCAGACTTCAGCATTCATGGCCTCTGGCCTAATTATAATGATGGCACCTATCCGTCAAACTGTGATTCCAATAATCCCTTCGATAAATCTAag ATTTCAGATCTAACGGGCAGTATGGAAAAGAGCTGGCCATCACTGGCTTGCCCAAGTAGCGATGGGTTAAGCTTTTGGTCACATGAATGGAATAAACATGGAACCTGTTCAGAGTCTGTGCTTAACCAACATGATTACTTCCAAGCTGCTCTCGACTTAAAAAACCAAGTCGATATCCTCCAAACTCTAAAGACGGCAG GAATCGAACCAAATGGAGAGTCTTATAGCTTGGAGAGCATTAAAGATGctataaaagaagaaagtggGTACACCCCACGGATTGAATGCAATACTGATGAATCAGGAAACCACCAGCTTTACCAGATTTATTTGTGTGTAGACACTTCTGCCTCCAATTTCATAGAATGTCCAGTTTTTCCCAAGGGAAATTGTGGCTCCAACATTGAATTCCCTTCTTTCTAA